In one Watersipora subatra chromosome 6, tzWatSuba1.1, whole genome shotgun sequence genomic region, the following are encoded:
- the LOC137398351 gene encoding uncharacterized protein — MVDEHSKVQVTLLMAKGRVAPTKLMTIPRLELQAAVEAAKLSATLKAELNMKINKEYFWSDSAVALGYIKNSEHRYHMFAANRVQTIRSNSKCEQWHHVPGKANPADLVSRGANLFSLQKSAWWDGPQFLHASDIRKNLNNEYSGETLPEDPEIKRPKQALYARKAQPEERKLHFERHGSWTKLIRAIATAKTMLKNRSWRKPNLDVFLLQEAEKIVIKLTQREYYRDELKALRSSQSVHKQSSLLCLTPFLDKQGMMRIGGRARRSLVLSFKEKHPLILPEKAHVSKLLIERAHQKVYHQGQAMTLGALRTQGYWITAANKLVKRHIHQCAPCRAMRAPPVQQQMGELPQSRIEPTPPFTHIGMDCFGPYTVKDRRIEVKRWGLLLTCMYSRAIHIELLNSMSTDALINALRSFICIRGPVKTICCDNGTNFIGAKNELLASFASLGSGIQDVLKDSMIEFKFNAPSASHAGGVWERQIRTVKSVLNAMLPTYTTRMDTMALKTAFYEVMAIVNSRPLSVDNLNKPDEIVLTPNHLITMKPSQPTVVPGEFDNQEVYGRKMWRKVQQFAEHFWTEWRNQYFVHINKRQKWTKMERSIAIGDIVLIMDENLPRGQWLTAVVQQVFKDNDALVRRVQLRVANRHLDRQGKKMMKPSVLERPVQKLILLVPAIDS, encoded by the coding sequence ATGGTGGATGAACATAGCAAGGTCCAGGTTACACTGCTTATGGCTAAAGGAAGAGTTGCTCCCACGAAGCTGATGACTATACCACGTTTAGAGCTGCAGGCAGCTGTAGAAGCAGCAAAACTCAGCGCAACTCTGAAGGCCGAGCTCAATATGAAAATCAACAAAGAATATTTTTGGTCCGATTCTGCTGTAGCCTTAGGCTACATTAAGAACAGTGAACACCGCTATCACATGTTTGCGGCGAACAGGGTGCAGACAATACGAAGCAACTCTAAATGTGAGCAATGGCACCATGTTCCAGGAAAGGCTAACCCCGCCGATCTAGTTTCTCGGGGTGCAAACTTATTTAGCCTCCAAAAATCCGCATGGTGGGATGGACCACAGTTTCTGCATGCTTCAGATATAAGGAAAAACTTAAACAATGAATATTCAGGTGAAACACTCCCTGAGGATCCAGAGATCAAACGACCCAAACAGGCGTTGTATGCAAGGAAGGCTCAGCCAGAAGAAAGAAAGCTACACTTTGAACGACATGGATCGTGGACAAAACTGATTAGAGCAATCGCCACGGCCAAAACAATGCTCAAAAATAGAAGTTGGCGAAAACCAAACTTAGATGTTTTTCTACTGCAAGAAGCAGAGAAAATAGTTATCAAGCTAACGCAAAGAGAATACTATAGAGATGAGCTGAAGGCTCTCAGAAGCTCTCAGTCGGTACACAAGCAAAGCTCACTACTGTGTTTGACCCCATTCTTGGATAAACAAGGCATGATGAGGATTGGTGGGAGAGCTAGGAGATCCTTAGTGTTAAGCTTCAAAGAAAAGCACCCTCTGATATTGCCTGAGAAAGCTCATGTCTCAAAATTGCTGATAGAACGAGCCCATCAGAAAGTGTATCACCAAGGGCAGGCCATGACCTTAGGGGCTCTAAGAACTCAAGGCTATTGGATAACAGCTGCGAACAAGCTAGTTAAACGCCATATTCATCAGTGTGCACCTTGCAGAGCCATGAGGGCACCACCAGTACAGCAGCAGATGGGAGAACTGCCCCAAAGCCGGATTGAGCCTACTCCGCCTTTCACGCATATAGGTATGGACTGTTTTGGACCATACACAGTTAAGGATCGCCGTATAGAAGTAAAGAGATGGGGTCTCCTTCTGACTTGCATGTATTCTAGGGCAATCCACATAGAGCTCCTGAATTCAATGTCAACAGACGCTCTAATAAATGCTCTGCGCTCCTTTATTTGCATTCGAGGTCCCGTTAAAACAATATGCTGCGACAACGGAACAAATTTTATAGGCGCAAAAAATGAGCTCCTCGCCAGTTTTGCGAGCTTGGGCTCTGGCATTCAAGACGTCTTGAAAGACTCTATGATAGAATTTAAGTTCAATGCTCCAAGTGCCAGCCACGCCGGCGGCGTGTGGGAGAGGCAGATACGCACAGTAAAGTCTGTGCTCAACGCTATGCTTCCTACCTATACCACAAGAATGGACACGATGGCTCTGAAAACTGCTTTCTACGAAGTCATGGCTATCGTGAATAGCAGGCCACTTAGTGTGGATAATCTCAACAAGCCTGACGAAATAGTGCTCACACCTAACCATTTGATCACTATGAAGCCCAGTCAACCAACTGTAGTTCCAGGAGAATTTGACAATCAAGAGGTGTATGGCCGTAAAATGTGGCGAAAGGTACAACAATTCGCTGAACACTTCTGGACAGAGTGGCGCAATCAGTACTTTGTTCACATAAACAAACGGCAAAAATGGACAAAGATGGAGAGATCCATAGCAATTGGTGACATCGTGTTGATAATGGATGAAAATCTACCACGAGGACAATGGCTCACAGCAGTCGTACAGCAGGTGTTCAAGGACAATGATGCCCTGGTACGAAGAGTCCAGCTGCGAGTAGCAAACAGACACCTCGACAGACAAGGAAAGAAGATGATGAAACCTTCTGTGCTGGAGAGGCCCGTCCAGAAGTTGATACTTCTTGTGCCAGCAATAGATAGTTAG
- the LOC137398349 gene encoding uncharacterized protein yields MPNNKGQAKKRLKQLVERFKRDEEYKNEYFSFVKDMVDNGFAEVAADEANKGKEWYIPHFGIYYPKERKLRVVFDASARYANESLNEKLLTGPDHMNSLVGILLRFRKNPIAISCDVEKMFHNFYVPAARRDYLRFLWIDPDLKSVSTYRMTRHLFGATSSPGVATFALRHIARQHEHEKPSASRFIIKDFYVDDGITSVNTTEEAVNLIAEATDICNSGNLRLHKFVSNNREVMAAIPPSEVVQEAQGLNLFHDHLPTERTLGIEWSIQTDTIEFKNNMKFTAPTRRAILSAVSQLYDPLGLLSPFTLKGKMISQKFCQEKGEWDAEVSIKLQ; encoded by the coding sequence ATGCCTAATAACAAGGGACAAGCCAAAAAAAGACTAAAGCAGCTAGTTGAAAGATTCAAAAGAGATGAAGAGTACAAGAACGAGTATTTCAGTTTCGTCAAAGATATGGTAGACAACGGCTTTGCAGAAGTAGCCGCTGATGAAGCTAATAAAGGCAAGGAGTGGTATATCCCACATTTTGGCATATATTACCCAAAAGAGAGAAAACTTCGCGTAGTTTTTGACGCCAGTGCCAGATATGCAAATGAGTCACTCAATGAAAAGTTGCTTACTGGGCCCGATCACATGAATAGTTTGGTGGGCATTCTTTTGCGGTTCCGTAAGAACCCAATAGCAATATCTTGCGACGTGGAGAAAATGTTCCACAACTTTTATGTTCCAGCAGCACGTAGAGATTATTTACGGTTTCTTTGGATTGACCCAGATCTGAAATCAGTGAGTACCTATAGAATGACAAGGCATCTCTTTGGAGCCACCTCGTCTCCAGGCGTCGCAACCTTTGCCTTGCGACACATTGCAAGACAACACGAACATGAGAAACCTTCAGCTAGCAGATTTATCATCAAAGACTTCTACGTAGACGATGGAATCACTAGTGTCAATACAACAGAGGAGGCTGTCAACCTGATTGCCGAAGCAACTGACATATGCAACAGTGGTAACTTGCGACTTCATAAGTTTGTAAGCAATAACCGAGAAGTAATGGCTGCTATACCACCGTCTGAAGTAGTACAGGAAGCACAGGGTCTTAACCTGTTTCATGACCATCTACCTACTGAAAGAACTCTTGGTATAGAATGGTCTATACAGACCGATACCATAGAGTTCAAGAATAACATGAAGTTCACAGCCCCTACCAGAAGAGCAATACTGTCTGCCGTCTCGCAGCTTTACGACCCTTTGGGGTTGCTCTCTCCATTTACACtgaaaggaaaaatgatttcccAAAAATTTTGTCAGGAGAAAGGCGAATGGGACGCAGAAGTATCCATTAAGTTGCAATAA